Proteins encoded in a region of the Caldalkalibacillus uzonensis genome:
- a CDS encoding MaoC/PaaZ C-terminal domain-containing protein, with protein MTAGWTIGQKLAPITMPPVSRLELIKYAGASGDYNPIHTIDEEAEKAGLPGVIAHGMLTMAKMTSLFSPYFNEGYVKEFHTRFVGMVFVGDTITVGGEVKEKEETDQGDVYIFDIYARNQEGKDVATGQAKFLWYKTI; from the coding sequence ATGACAGCAGGATGGACTATCGGGCAGAAGCTTGCTCCAATTACAATGCCTCCTGTCTCCCGCTTGGAACTGATCAAATATGCCGGAGCTTCGGGAGACTACAACCCCATTCATACCATTGATGAGGAAGCTGAAAAAGCCGGGTTACCTGGTGTCATTGCCCACGGAATGCTGACCATGGCCAAGATGACCAGCCTGTTTTCTCCTTATTTCAATGAAGGATATGTAAAAGAATTTCACACCCGTTTTGTCGGTATGGTATTTGTCGGGGATACCATTACAGTGGGGGGAGAAGTAAAGGAAAAAGAGGAGACAGATCAAGGTGATGTGTACATCTTTGATATCTACGCCCGTAACCAAGAGGGGAAGGATGTCGCCACAGGTCAGGCTAAATTTCTCTGGTATAAAACAATATAA